One Prolixibacteraceae bacterium DNA segment encodes these proteins:
- a CDS encoding alpha/beta hydrolase, translating into MNNLYSFLIILFISVSLHAQVIKNYKEVDVTFPSKNIKLNGSLMTPLDQSSNTAVLIISGSGPTDRNGNSTYSQTNNLLQIAQFLALHNIASLRYDKRAIQRNNYLISEEQNLRFGQFTKDAEAAIQFLKKKKFKEIFVIGHSQGALIASVAVQKEKVDGLVTLCGAGKTGDQIIEEQINAIPQKEFTNQAIPILKILREGKQTQDVPITLRSLFRPSVQPFLISWFAVDPIEEIHNVKCPILIVAGKQDVQIPIGDSELLYKASKKRSKLVILNNMNHVLKDVGPDLKKNRASYNDPNKPISKELVNEILKFIHSNK; encoded by the coding sequence ATGAACAATCTTTACTCTTTTCTTATTATTCTATTTATATCGGTAAGTTTACACGCACAAGTAATCAAAAACTACAAGGAAGTGGATGTTACCTTTCCTTCAAAAAATATAAAACTTAATGGGTCATTGATGACACCATTAGATCAATCGTCAAATACAGCAGTTCTAATCATTTCAGGTTCCGGACCCACTGATAGAAATGGAAACTCGACCTATAGTCAAACAAATAACTTATTACAAATTGCACAATTCTTAGCCCTACACAATATCGCGTCCCTCCGTTATGATAAAAGAGCAATACAAAGGAACAACTATCTTATCAGCGAAGAACAAAATTTAAGATTTGGTCAGTTTACCAAAGATGCTGAGGCTGCTATTCAATTTCTAAAGAAGAAAAAATTTAAAGAAATATTCGTTATTGGTCATAGTCAAGGTGCTTTGATAGCATCCGTTGCAGTACAAAAGGAGAAGGTAGATGGTTTGGTTACACTCTGTGGTGCAGGAAAGACAGGGGATCAAATTATCGAAGAACAGATAAATGCAATCCCACAGAAAGAGTTCACAAACCAAGCGATTCCTATTCTTAAAATACTTCGAGAAGGAAAACAAACTCAAGATGTACCGATTACTCTACGTTCACTATTCAGACCTTCTGTTCAACCTTTTCTTATCTCTTGGTTTGCAGTAGATCCGATAGAAGAGATTCATAATGTCAAATGTCCTATTCTTATCGTGGCAGGAAAACAAGACGTACAAATTCCAATCGGTGATTCAGAATTGTTATACAAAGCATCAAAAAAGAGGTCAAAATTAGTCATTCTGAATAACATGAATCATGTCCTTAAAGACGTTGGACCGGACCTTAAAAAGAACAGAGCATCTTATAATGATCCAAACAAACCTATCTCAAAAGAATTAGTGAATGAGATATTGAAATTTATCCACTCTAATAAATAA